The following are from one region of the Tachysurus fulvidraco isolate hzauxx_2018 chromosome 24, HZAU_PFXX_2.0, whole genome shotgun sequence genome:
- the lix1l gene encoding LIX1-like protein, translating into MESLRHQQRLQPGLGYGATLRAALRPGVTGTGTGTSSGPPPPLPPLHSLSAGFMSHTGLGAPEPVTNPAVLREAVDAVVRSFAKHTQGYGRVNVVEALQEFWQMKQSRGAELKNGALVVYEMVPSNSPPYVCYVSLPGGSCFGSFQFCPTKAEARRSAAKIALMNSVFNEHPSRRITDEFIEKSVCEALASFNGNREEADNPNTGIGAFRFMLESNKGKSMLEFQELMTVFQLLHWNGSLKAMRERQCSRQEVLAHYSHRALDDDMRMQMAADWVNREHGVAGSVARELAATERELEEARLAGRELRFYKEKKDILIMALGQLGSSNSTTLPLNC; encoded by the exons ATGGAGTCTCTCCGCCATCAGCAGCGCCTGCAGCCCGGACTGGGATACGGAGCCACACTGAGAGCCGCACTCAGGCCCGGGGTCACGGGGACGGGGACCGGGACCAGCTCCGGGCCTCCGCCGCCGCTCCCCCCGCTACACAGTCTCAGCGCCGGCTTCATGAGCCACACCGGACTCGGAGCTCCAGAACCGGTCACAAACCCCGCCGTGCTGCGGGAGGCGGTGGACGCGGTGGTGCGGAGCTTCGCCAAACACACGCAGGGATACGGCAGGG TGAACGTGGTGGAGGCTCTGCAGGAGTTCTGGCAGATGAAGCAGTCTCGAGGAGCCGAGCTGAAGAACGGGGCGTTGGTGGTGTACGAGATGGTTCCTTCCAACAGTCCTCCGTACGTGTGTTACGTCAGTCTCCCGGGCGGCAGCTGCTTCGGGAGCTTTCAG TTTTGTCCGACCAAAGCAGAAGCCAGACGGAGCGCCGCCAAAATCGCCTTAATGAACTCTGTGTTTAACGAGCATCCATCACGCAGGATCACTGACGAGTTCAtcgagaagagtgtgtgtgaggcgcTGGCATCCTTTAAC GGAAACAGAGAAGAAGCAGATAATCCCAACACGGGCATCGGAGCCTTCCGCTTCATGCTGGAGTCTAACAAAGGCAAATCCATGCTGGAGTTCCAG GAGCTGATGACGGTTTTCCAGCTGCTGCACTGGAACGGAAGTCTGAAGGCCATGAGAGAGAGGCAGTGCTCTCGGCAG gagGTGTTGGCTCATTACTCTCACCGCGCTCTGGACGATGACATGAGGATGCAGATGGCAGCAGATTGGGTGAACCGTGAGCATGGCGTGGCGGGCAGCGTGGCGCGAGAGCTGGCGGCCACTGAGCGAGAGCTGGAGGAGGCGAGACTCGCCGGGCGAGAGTTACGCttttataaagaaaagaaggacATCTTGATTATGGCACTGGGGCAACTGGGCAGCTCCAATAGCACCACACTGCCCCTGAACTGCTGA